From the genome of Neomonachus schauinslandi chromosome 5, ASM220157v2, whole genome shotgun sequence, one region includes:
- the NCAPD2 gene encoding condensin complex subunit 1, protein MSPQLYEFHLPLSPEELLKSGGVNQYVVQEILSIRNLPSQLRAFQAAFRAQGPLAMLEHFDTIYSILHHFRSIDPGLKEDTLEFLIKVVSRHSQELPTILDDAALSVSDRSAHLNALKMNCYALIRLLESFETMSSQTSLMDLDLGKGKKARAKTAHGFDWEEERQPILQLLTQLLQLDIRHLWNHSIIEEEFVSLVTGCCYRLLENPTISHQKNRPTREAVTRLLGVALTRYNHMLSATVKIIQMLQHFEHLAPVLVAAVSLWATDYGMKSIVGEIVREIGQKCPQELSRDPAGAKGFAAFLTELAERIPAILMSSMCILLDHLDGENYMMRNAVLAAMAEMVLQVLNGDQLGGAARDTRDQFLDTLQAHGHDVNSFVRSRVLQLFTRIVQQKALPLMRFQAVVALAVGRLADKSVLVCKNAIQLLASFLANNPFSCKLSDTDLAGPLQKETQKLQEMRAQRRAAAPSAALDPEEEWEAMLPELKCTLQQLRKLPQEEEEISEAIANTETIEDVKTRIHQLLAKASYKQAILVAREAIGHFQESEPFSHMDSEQSEETRFLNLLETVFKGPAASTQENTQGPAGNMGPEQTDCKDKPSVSEPGKPRENDELVKQEMLVQYLQDAYRFSLKITEAISIISKMMYENTTTVVQEVIEFFVMVFQFGVPQALVGVRRMLPLIWSKDPGVREAVLNAYRQLYLNPKGDSARAKAQALIQNLSLLLVDASVGTIQCLEEILCEFVQKDELKPAVTQVLWERATEKVPCSPLERCSSVMLLGMMARGKPEIVGSNLDTLVSIGLDEKFPQDYRLAQQVCHAIANLSDRRKPSLSKRHPPFRLPQEHRLFERLREVITKGFVHPDPLWIPFKEVAVALIYQLAEGPEVICAQILQGCAKQALEKLGEKSSTQEGPKDTPMLPTFLLMNLLSLAGDVALQQLVHLEQAVSGELCRRRVLREEQEQKTKDLKEKNASSETAMEEEMGLVGAAADDTEAELIRGICEQELLDGTQVLAAFVPLLLKVCNSPGLYSNPELSAAASLALGKFCMISATFCDSQLRLLFTMLEKSSLPIVRSNLMIATGDLAIRFPNLVDPWTPHLYARLRDPARQVRRTAGLVMTHLILKDMVKVKGQVSEMAVLLIDPVPQIAALAKNFFNELSHKGNAIYNLLPDIISRLSDPEGGVEEEPFHTIMKQLLSYITKDKQTESLVEKLCPRFRTARTERQYRDLAYCVSQLALTERGLRKMLDNFDCFGDKLSDESVFSAFLSVVGKLRRGAKPEGKAIIDEFEQKLRVCHTRGLDAVEDLEVGQGGSQRAPSAKKPSTVSKRHQHLASAASSDGDFVTPEPRRTAHQHRNTQQRVSKKKPRIIFSSDESSEEELSAEMTEDETPKKTTPIRRAPPRRHRP, encoded by the exons CATTTCAGGCTGCCTTCCGAGCTCAGGGGCCCCTGGCTATGCTGGAGCACTTTGATACTATCTACAGCATTCTACA TCACTTTCGAAGTATAGATCCTGGCCTCAAGGAAGATACTCTGGAATTCCTGATAAAAG TGGTGTCCCGTCATTCCCAGGAACTTCCCACTATCCTGGATGATGCAGCTTTGAGTGTGTCAGATAGGAGCGCCCACCTAAATGCTCTCAAAATGAACTGTTATGCTCTGATCCGCCTCTTGGAATCCTTTGAGACCATGAGCAGCCAGACAAGCCTCATGGACCTGGACCTTGGGAAG GGAAAGAAAGCCCGGGCCAAGACAGCCCATGGCTTTGACTGGGAAGAAGAGAGGCAGCCAATTCTTCAGCTTCTAACACAGCTGCTCCAGTTGGACATTCGTCACCTGTGGAACCACTCAATAATTGAAGAGGAATTTGTCAG ttTGGTTACTGGCTGCTGCTACCGCCTCCTGGAGAACCCCACCATTAGTCACCAGAAGAACCGCCCCACCCGGGAGGCCGTCACGCGCCTGCTTGGTGTCGCCTTGACACGTTATAACCATATGCTCA GTGCCACTGTGAAGATCATCCAGATGCTGCAGCACTTTGAACACCTGGCCCCCGTACTGGTGGCAGCTGTGAGCCTGTGGGCAACTGATTATGGAATGAAGAGCATTGTGGGGGAGATTGTAAG AGAGATTGGGCAGAAGTGTCCCCAGGAGCTGAGTCGGGACCCTGCAGGTGCAAAAGGCTTTGCAGCCTTCCTGACAGAACTAGCAGAACGCATCCCAGCCATCCTGATGTCCAGCATGTGCATTTTGCTGGATCATCTGGATGGAGAG AATTACATGATGCGCAATGCTGTGCTGGCAGCTATGGCAGAGATGGTCCTGCAGGTGCTGAATGGTGATCAACTGGGAGGAGCAGCCCGAGACACCAGAGACCAGTTCTTGGACACCTTGCAAGCCCATGGCCATGACGTCAACTCCTTTGTGCGGAGCCGTGTTTTGCAGCTCTTTACCCGAATCGTCCAGCAGAAG gCTCTCCCCTTGATGCGTTTCCAAGCAGTGGTGGCCCTAGCAGTGGGACGTCTGGCAGACAAGTCGGTGCTAGTATGTAAAAATGCCATTCAGCTGCTGGCCAGCTTCCTTGCCAATAATCCCTTTTCCTGCAAG CTTAGTGACACTGACCTCGCTGGACCACTGCAGAAGGAAACCCAGAAATTACAAGAGATGAGGGCCCAGAGACGAGCTGCAGCTCCTT CTGCAGCGCTGGACCCAGAGGAGGAGTGGGAAGCCATGCTGCCAGAGTTGAAGTGTACTCTGCAACAGCTGCGAAAGCTTccccaggaagaagaggagatttCTGAGGCAATTGCTAATACAGAGACCATTGAAGATGTGAAAACACGCATCCATCAGTTGCTTGCCAAGGCTAGTTACAA GCAGGCCATCCTTGTCGCTCGAGAAGCCATAGGCCACTTCCAGGAGTCTGAGCCTTTCAGTCACATGGACTCAGAGCAGTCAGAGGAGACCAGGTTCCTGAATCTCCTGGAGACTGTCTTCAAAG GCCCAGCAGCTTCCACACAGGAGAATACCCAGGGGCCGGCAGGGAACATGGGCCCAGAACAGACGGACTGTAAAGACAAGCCCAGTGTGTCCGAGCCTGGGAAACCCCGGGAGAACGATGAACTGGTGAAGCAGGAGATGCTGGTGCAGTATCTGCAGGATGCCTATAGGTTCTCTTTGAAGATTACAGAGGCCATTAGCATCATCAGCAAGATGATGTATGAAAATACAACGACAG TCGTACAGGAGGTGATTGAATTCTTTGTGATGGTGTTCCAATTTGGGGTACCTCAGGCCCTGGTCGGGGTGCGCCGCATGCTGCCTCTCATCTGGTCTAAGGATCCTGGCGTCCGGGAAGCTGTGCTTAATGCCTACCGCCAACTTTACCTCAACCCCAAAGGGGACTCCGCCAG AGCCAAGGCCCAGGCTTTGATTCAGAATCTCTCTTTGCTACTAGTAGATGCCTCAGTTGGGACCATCCAGTGTCTTGAGGAAATC ctCTGTGAATTTGTGCAGAAGGATGAACTGAAGCCAGCAGTGACCCAGGTGCTGTGGGAGCGGGCAACCGAGAAGGTCCCCTGCTCTCCTCTGGAGCGCTGTTCCTCGGTCATGCTTCTGGGGATGATGGCGCG AGGAAAACCAGAAATTGTGGGAAGCAACTTAGACACACTGGTGAGCATAGGGCTGGACGAGAAGTTTCCACAGGACTACAGGCTGGCCCAGCAGGTGTGCCATGCCATTGCCAATCTCTCTGACAGGAGAAAG CCTTCTCTGAGCAAACGTCACCCCCCATTCCGGCTGCCTCAGGAACACAGGCTCTTTGAGCGACTGCGGGAGGTGATCACAAAAG gCTTCGTGCACCCAGACCCACTCTGGATCCCATTCAAGGAGGTGGCGGTGGCCCTCATTTACCAGCTGGCAGAGGGCCCCGAGGTGATCTGTGCCCAGATATTGCAGGGCTGTGCGAAACAGGCCctggagaagctgggagagaagAGCAGCACCCAGGAGGGCCCAA agGACACCCCCATGCTCCCCACTTTCCTGCTGATGAACCTGCTGTCCTTGGCTGGAGACGTGGCCCTGCAGCAGCTGGTGCATTTGGAACAGGCAGTGAGTGGAGAGCTCTGTCGGCGCCGCGTTCTTCGGGAAGAACAGGAGCAGAAGACTAAGGACCTAAAGGAGAAG AACGCCAGCTCTGAGACCGCCatggaggaggagatggggcTGGTGGGCGCAGCCGCCGACGACACGGAGGCGGAACTTATCCGCGGCATCTGCGAGCAGGAGCTGTTAGATG GCACACAGGTCCTGGCTGCCTTCGTTCCACTTCTGCTCAAAGTCTGCAACAGCCCTGGCCTCTACAGCAACCCGGAGCTCTCTGCGGCAGCTTCACTTGCCCTGGGCAAGTTCTGCATGATCAG TGCCACTTTCTGTGACTCCCAGCTTCGTTTGCTGTTCACCATGCTGGAAAAGTCCTCACTCCCCATTGTCCGGTCTAACCTCATGATTGCTACTGGGGATCTGGCCATCCGCTTCCCCAACCTGGTGGACCCCTGGACACCTCATCTGTATGCTCG GCTCCGGGACCCAGCTCGGCAAGTTCGGAGAACAGCGGGGCTGGTGATGACCCACCTGATTCTAAAGGACATGGTGAAGGTGAAGGGGCAGGTGAGCGAGATGGCCGTGCTGCTCATCGACCCCGTGCCTCAGATCGCTGCCCTGGCCAAGAACTTCTTCAATGAGCTTTCCCACAAG ggcaATGCGATCTATAACCTCCTTCCAGATATCATCAGCCGCCTGTCAGACCccgagggaggggtggaggaagaacCTTTCCACACCATCATGAA GCAGCTCCTCTCCTACATCACCAAGGACAAGCAGACCGAGAGCCTGGTGGAGAAGCTGTGCCCGCGCTTCCGCACTGCTCG GACCGAGCGGCAGTACCGGGACCTGGCCTACTGTGTGTCACAGCTGGCCCTCACAGAGCGAGGCCTCCGCAAGATGCTGGACAACTTTGACTGCTTTGGGGATAAACTGTCAGATGAGTCCGTCTTTAGTGCTTTTTTGTCGGTCGTGGGCAAGCTGCGGCGTGGAGCCAAGCCCGAGGGCAAG gCTATAATAGATGAATTTGAACAGAAGCTTCGGGTCTGCCACACCAGAGGGTTGGATGCAGTAGAAGACCTTGAGGTTGGCCAAGGGGGTAGCCAGAGAGCCCCATCAGCCAAGAAACCGTCCACTG TCTCTAAGCGGCACCAGCATCTGGCTTCTGCAGCCTCATCAGACGGTGACTTTGTCACCCCCGAGCCCCGCCGTACTGCCCATCAGCATCGAAACACTCAACAGCGAGTttcaaaaaagaaacccagaatcATCTTCTCAAGTGATGAGTCCAGTGAGGAAG AGCTTTCAGCAGAGATGACAGAAGATGAGACACCCAAGAAGACCACACCCATCCGCCGAGCACCTCCTCGAAGGCATAGGCCCTGA